The following coding sequences are from one Streptomyces angustmyceticus window:
- a CDS encoding heavy metal translocating P-type ATPase: MTSPSRSDAPASLPSEAPAPSLTTTLTVGGMTCAACVGRVERKLGRLDGVAATVNLATGRATVRHPAAVSVTDLVTTVEAAGFTARPHEPAPAPDAEDRPSPAGRPDDGDDGDAARAERHRLLVTAALSLPVLVLSMVPGWQFRDWQWLCFVLAAPVAVWGSAPFHARALRGLRHGAATMDTLVSLGVVASFTWSAYALFLGGAGAPGMTMPFSLLPAAGDGTAHLYLEAAVGVPLFVLAGRRMEARARRGTGAALRALAELAAKDVEVRTDGDRERGRRIPVDRLRAGDRFLVRPGERVATDGTVVEGGSALDLSLISGESRPVEVGPGDAVVGGALNSGGLLEVRADAVGADTQLARITRLVEDAQTGKTTVQRLADAVAAVFVPGVLTVSVTVLGFWLGAGADPQSAITAAVAVLVVACPCALGLATPTALLAATGRGAQLGILVRGPEALERLRRIDTVVLDKTGTLTTGRMSVTALTARTGGLDATEALRLAAVVEQGSEHPLARAIGADAAARLPDRPLPPVRDFAATPGYGVRGTADGYRVEVTRPGDLTGLPAPLPEAVHTAETAGHTAVLVTVDGTPEAVLAVGDTLRPDGYRAVDHLRRLGLRPVLATGDREATARAIAGHLAITEVHAGASPEDKAALVTTLKEQGARVAVVGDGVNDAAALALADLGIAMGSGTDAAIGAADVTLVREDLQAIPDAVRLARRTLGTIRGNLVWAFGYNLVTLPLAAVGLLSPMPAAAAMSASSLLVVGNSLRLRAWRPGGPGSRDRRPHGRRTRPRGETS; this comes from the coding sequence ATGACGTCTCCGTCCCGCTCCGACGCCCCGGCGTCACTCCCTTCCGAGGCACCGGCCCCGTCCCTCACCACCACCCTCACGGTCGGCGGGATGACCTGTGCCGCCTGCGTGGGCCGGGTCGAGAGGAAGCTCGGCCGGCTGGACGGCGTCGCCGCCACGGTGAACCTCGCCACCGGCCGGGCGACGGTCCGCCACCCCGCGGCGGTGTCCGTCACCGACCTCGTCACCACCGTCGAGGCGGCCGGATTCACCGCCCGGCCCCACGAACCCGCCCCGGCGCCGGACGCGGAGGACCGGCCGTCGCCCGCCGGCCGCCCGGACGACGGGGACGACGGCGACGCCGCCCGCGCGGAGCGGCACCGGCTGCTGGTGACCGCGGCGCTCTCGCTGCCCGTGCTGGTCCTGTCGATGGTGCCCGGCTGGCAGTTCCGCGACTGGCAGTGGCTGTGCTTCGTGCTCGCCGCGCCCGTCGCCGTATGGGGCTCCGCGCCCTTCCACGCCCGTGCGCTGCGCGGCCTGCGGCACGGCGCGGCCACCATGGACACCCTGGTCTCCCTCGGCGTCGTCGCCTCCTTCACCTGGTCCGCCTACGCGCTCTTCCTCGGCGGCGCCGGGGCGCCCGGCATGACCATGCCGTTCAGCCTGCTGCCCGCCGCCGGCGACGGCACCGCGCACCTCTACCTGGAAGCCGCCGTCGGCGTCCCGCTGTTCGTGCTGGCCGGGCGGCGGATGGAGGCCAGGGCCCGGCGCGGCACCGGCGCCGCGCTCCGCGCCCTGGCCGAACTCGCCGCCAAGGACGTCGAGGTGCGCACCGACGGCGACCGGGAGCGGGGCAGGCGCATCCCCGTGGACCGGCTGCGGGCCGGCGACCGCTTCCTGGTCCGGCCCGGCGAACGCGTCGCCACCGACGGCACCGTCGTCGAGGGCGGCTCGGCCCTGGACCTGTCCCTGATCAGCGGGGAGAGCCGCCCCGTGGAGGTCGGCCCGGGGGACGCGGTCGTCGGCGGCGCGCTCAACTCAGGTGGCCTGCTGGAGGTACGGGCCGACGCGGTGGGCGCCGACACCCAACTCGCCCGCATCACCCGGCTCGTCGAGGACGCCCAGACCGGCAAGACCACCGTCCAGCGGCTCGCCGACGCCGTCGCGGCCGTCTTCGTCCCCGGCGTCCTCACCGTCTCCGTCACCGTCCTGGGCTTCTGGCTCGGCGCAGGCGCCGACCCGCAGTCCGCGATCACCGCGGCGGTGGCCGTCCTCGTCGTCGCCTGCCCTTGTGCGCTGGGGCTGGCCACCCCCACCGCGCTGCTGGCCGCCACCGGCCGCGGCGCCCAGCTCGGCATCCTGGTGCGCGGGCCGGAGGCGCTGGAGCGGCTGCGCCGGATCGACACCGTCGTCCTCGACAAGACCGGCACCCTCACCACGGGCCGGATGAGCGTCACCGCCCTCACCGCGCGCACCGGCGGACTCGACGCCACGGAGGCGCTGCGACTGGCCGCCGTCGTCGAGCAGGGCTCCGAGCACCCGCTGGCCCGCGCGATCGGCGCGGACGCCGCCGCGCGGCTGCCGGACCGACCGCTGCCGCCCGTACGGGACTTCGCCGCCACCCCCGGATACGGCGTCCGGGGCACGGCCGACGGGTACCGGGTGGAGGTCACCCGGCCCGGCGACCTCACCGGCCTGCCCGCCCCGCTGCCGGAGGCGGTGCACACCGCCGAGACGGCCGGTCACACCGCTGTCCTCGTCACCGTCGACGGGACCCCGGAGGCCGTCCTCGCGGTCGGCGACACCCTCCGCCCCGACGGCTACCGCGCCGTCGACCATCTGCGCCGCCTGGGGCTGCGCCCGGTCCTGGCCACCGGCGACCGGGAGGCCACCGCCCGTGCGATCGCCGGCCACCTCGCCATCACCGAGGTCCACGCCGGGGCGAGCCCCGAGGACAAGGCCGCGCTCGTCACCACCCTCAAGGAGCAGGGCGCCCGGGTCGCCGTCGTCGGCGACGGCGTCAACGACGCGGCGGCCCTCGCCCTCGCCGACCTCGGGATCGCCATGGGCAGCGGCACCGACGCCGCGATCGGCGCCGCCGATGTCACCCTCGTACGCGAGGACCTCCAGGCGATCCCCGACGCGGTCCGGCTGGCCCGGCGCACCCTGGGCACCATCCGCGGCAACCTCGTCTGGGCCTTCGGCTACAACCTCGTCACCCTGCCGCTCGCCGCCGTCGGCCTGCTCAGCCCGATGCCGGCGGCCGCCGCCATGTCCGCCAGCTCACTGCTCGTCGTGGGCAACAGCCTCCGGCTGCGCGCCTGGCGGCCGGGCGGACCCGGCAGCCGGGACCGCCGCCCCCACGGCCGCCGCACCCGACCCCGTGGGGAGACCTCATGA
- a CDS encoding cytochrome P450 encodes MTTADTAPLSYPFNVAESLELSEEYEHARNRPGLLKVRMTYGEPAWLVTRYAEARFVLGDQRFSRAEGVRHDEPRQSEGRRDSGILGMDPPDHTRLRTLVAKAFTVRQVEKLRPQVKELAHEMLDELEAAGPPADLVDRYALPIPVAVICRLLGVPTEDRPRFRVWSDAALSTSSLTSAEFDANQEELRSYMRQLIEEHRRAPQDDLMTALIDARDVNDRLTELELVDLCVGILVAGHETTATQIPNFVLALLDHPGQLALLRERPELIGKAVEELLRFVPLGSGASQPRYATEDVEVGGTLVRAGSPVLVAVGAANRDALRFDSPGTLDISRSGNQHLGFGHGVHHCLGAPLARLELQEALLALITRFPELRLAGDVEWKSQMLVRGPRVMPVGW; translated from the coding sequence ATGACCACAGCCGACACAGCACCCCTCTCCTACCCCTTCAATGTCGCCGAGAGCCTTGAGCTTTCCGAAGAGTACGAACACGCCCGCAACCGCCCCGGGCTGCTGAAGGTGCGGATGACGTACGGCGAGCCGGCCTGGCTCGTGACCCGGTACGCCGAGGCCCGGTTCGTCCTGGGCGACCAGCGCTTCAGCCGCGCCGAGGGCGTCCGGCACGACGAGCCCCGGCAGTCCGAAGGGCGCCGCGACAGCGGCATCCTGGGCATGGACCCGCCCGACCACACCCGGCTGCGCACGCTGGTGGCGAAGGCCTTCACCGTCCGTCAGGTCGAGAAGCTCCGGCCCCAGGTCAAAGAGCTGGCGCACGAGATGCTCGACGAGCTGGAGGCGGCCGGACCGCCCGCCGACCTCGTGGACCGCTATGCGCTGCCGATCCCCGTCGCGGTGATCTGCCGGCTGCTCGGGGTGCCCACCGAGGACCGGCCGCGGTTCCGGGTGTGGAGCGACGCGGCGCTGTCGACGAGTTCCCTGACCTCGGCGGAGTTCGATGCCAATCAGGAGGAACTCCGCTCCTATATGCGGCAGTTGATCGAGGAGCACCGGCGCGCGCCGCAGGACGACCTGATGACGGCGCTCATCGACGCCCGGGATGTCAACGACCGGCTGACCGAACTCGAACTCGTCGACCTGTGCGTCGGGATCCTGGTCGCCGGACACGAGACCACCGCCACCCAGATCCCCAACTTCGTGCTCGCGCTGCTGGACCACCCCGGCCAGCTCGCCCTGCTGCGCGAACGTCCTGAGCTGATCGGCAAGGCCGTGGAGGAGCTGCTGCGGTTCGTGCCGCTCGGCAGCGGCGCGAGCCAGCCCCGCTACGCGACGGAGGACGTCGAGGTCGGCGGGACCCTGGTGCGGGCCGGCAGCCCCGTCCTGGTGGCGGTGGGCGCGGCCAACCGGGACGCGCTGCGCTTCGACTCGCCGGGGACGCTGGACATCTCCCGGAGCGGGAACCAGCACCTCGGGTTCGGCCACGGCGTGCACCACTGCCTGGGCGCGCCGCTGGCCCGGCTGGAGCTGCAGGAGGCGCTGCTCGCCCTGATCACCCGGTTCCCGGAACTGCGGCTGGCCGGCGATGTGGAGTGGAAGAGCCAGATGCTGGTGCGCGGGCCGCGGGTCATGCCGGTGGGGTGGTGA
- the sbnB gene encoding 2,3-diaminopropionate biosynthesis protein SbnB, with translation MFDFEIVAGETVRHTLDGKRGDVLGIVRSAYLAHESGDSVNPDSYFLRFPDKPDSRIIALPAFLGADVQLAGIKWIASFPGNTRIGAPRASAVLLLNDYETGYPIACLEAASISSARTAASAAVAATALRPDGFAGTRIAVVGGGVIARNICDYLAVAGCVPDSYLVHDLDEASGQALAAHVRGTQHCPADFTADLGAALQADTVVFATTALEPYVSTPFKPGQLVLHISLRDLAPEVILAADNVLDDIDHCLKARTSPHLAEQRSGSRDFVNGTLAGVLNGEVTLSPDRPVIFSPFGLGVLDLAVGAFVLGEARKDGTAIEVPHFFGETRRW, from the coding sequence ATGTTCGACTTCGAGATCGTGGCCGGGGAAACGGTCCGTCATACCCTCGACGGTAAACGGGGAGACGTTCTCGGTATTGTCCGCAGCGCCTATCTGGCGCACGAGTCCGGGGATTCCGTCAATCCCGACAGCTACTTCCTCCGCTTCCCGGACAAGCCGGATTCCCGGATCATCGCGCTGCCCGCGTTCCTGGGCGCCGATGTCCAGCTCGCCGGCATCAAATGGATTGCGAGCTTCCCGGGCAACACCCGTATCGGGGCCCCGCGCGCCTCGGCCGTCCTCCTGCTGAACGACTACGAGACCGGCTACCCGATCGCCTGCCTGGAAGCCGCGAGCATCAGCTCGGCGCGCACCGCCGCCTCCGCGGCCGTCGCCGCCACCGCGCTGCGCCCGGACGGCTTCGCCGGCACCCGGATCGCCGTCGTGGGCGGCGGCGTCATCGCCCGCAACATCTGCGACTACCTGGCCGTCGCGGGCTGCGTACCGGACTCCTACCTCGTCCACGACCTCGACGAGGCGTCCGGACAGGCCCTGGCCGCCCATGTGCGCGGAACCCAGCACTGTCCGGCCGACTTCACCGCCGACCTCGGTGCCGCGCTGCAGGCCGACACCGTCGTCTTCGCCACGACCGCGCTGGAGCCCTACGTCAGCACGCCGTTCAAGCCCGGACAGCTCGTGCTCCACATCTCCCTGCGCGACCTCGCCCCCGAGGTGATCCTCGCGGCGGACAACGTCCTCGACGACATCGACCACTGCCTCAAGGCCCGGACCTCGCCCCACCTCGCCGAGCAGCGCTCCGGCTCCCGCGACTTCGTCAACGGCACCCTCGCCGGTGTGCTGAACGGCGAGGTGACGCTCTCCCCGGACCGCCCGGTGATCTTCTCGCCGTTCGGACTGGGCGTACTGGACCTGGCGGTCGGCGCGTTCGTCCTGGGCGAGGCCCGCAAGGACGGCACCGCGATCGAGGTGCCCCACTTCTTCGGGGAGACCCGCCGGTGGTGA
- a CDS encoding zf-HC2 domain-containing protein, protein MHCSRIRTALSARLDGEEPPPGLTPGRLDDHLAGCRDCRRWDARARALAAGLGRAAAHPEDDPAAADALLARLRAAAAGPGASGADTGGKRAG, encoded by the coding sequence ATGCACTGCTCGCGCATCCGTACGGCACTCTCCGCCCGCCTCGACGGGGAGGAACCGCCCCCCGGGCTCACTCCCGGCCGGCTCGACGACCACCTGGCCGGCTGCCGGGACTGCCGACGGTGGGACGCGCGGGCACGAGCCCTCGCGGCCGGCCTCGGCCGCGCCGCCGCGCACCCCGAGGACGACCCGGCCGCCGCCGACGCGCTGCTCGCGCGGCTGCGGGCGGCCGCCGCGGGACCGGGGGCGAGCGGCGCCGACACGGGCGGCAAACGGGCCGGTTGA
- a CDS encoding PE-PGRS family protein, translating to MVAGQVLRGLRAAVFAAVCVLLAALGHMAMSDAVVPAWMLLTAWAGTAAVGWCCAGRERGPLWVGLLTVGTQAALHSAFSFGQAVAGGGERSLARQWADSWLCGAEGTRLSGPDGARLLRLMHQQMAALSSTGRAHGMRDTGGMESMRHMGSMGSMGGMDHAAQMPGMHGSAAGMLAAHLLVALLSAVWLWGGERAAFRLVRTVSARLFAPLVLVLRILLPDPRPAVRAARQEPRRAVRQLLLAYTRSLRGPPHEPAVR from the coding sequence ATGGTTGCGGGGCAGGTTCTCAGGGGGCTACGCGCCGCGGTGTTCGCGGCGGTGTGCGTGCTGCTCGCCGCGCTGGGGCACATGGCGATGTCGGATGCCGTGGTGCCGGCGTGGATGCTGCTCACCGCCTGGGCGGGGACCGCGGCCGTCGGCTGGTGCTGCGCGGGCCGGGAACGCGGGCCGCTGTGGGTGGGATTGCTGACCGTCGGCACCCAGGCCGCCCTGCACAGTGCCTTCTCGTTCGGCCAGGCCGTCGCCGGTGGCGGCGAGCGTTCGCTCGCGCGCCAGTGGGCGGACAGCTGGCTGTGCGGGGCCGAGGGCACGCGGCTCTCCGGTCCCGACGGCGCGCGGCTGCTGCGGCTGATGCACCAGCAGATGGCGGCCCTGTCCTCGACGGGCCGTGCGCACGGCATGCGGGACACGGGCGGCATGGAGTCCATGCGGCACATGGGGTCGATGGGCTCCATGGGCGGTATGGACCACGCCGCGCAGATGCCGGGGATGCACGGCAGCGCCGCCGGGATGCTGGCGGCCCACCTGCTGGTCGCGTTGCTCAGCGCGGTGTGGCTGTGGGGCGGTGAACGGGCCGCGTTCCGGCTCGTGCGGACCGTGTCGGCCCGGCTGTTCGCCCCGCTGGTGCTCGTGCTGCGGATCCTGCTGCCCGATCCGCGGCCCGCCGTCCGCGCCGCCCGCCAGGAGCCGCGGCGTGCGGTGCGGCAGTTGCTGCTGGCGTATACGAGGTCGTTGCGGGGTCCGCCGCATGAGCCGGCTGTCCGCTGA
- a CDS encoding ferredoxin, with the protein MTWHVEIDPLQCMASGSCAAVAPDLFTLDGTHARPLRELIDEDERALDAADVCPAVAITVRDGEKVIGPRP; encoded by the coding sequence ATGACCTGGCATGTGGAGATCGACCCCCTGCAGTGCATGGCGTCGGGATCCTGCGCGGCCGTCGCGCCGGACCTCTTCACCCTGGACGGCACGCACGCCCGCCCGTTGCGGGAGCTGATCGACGAGGACGAGCGGGCGTTGGACGCCGCCGACGTCTGCCCGGCCGTCGCCATCACCGTCCGGGACGGCGAGAAGGTCATCGGGCCCCGGCCGTAG
- a CDS encoding sigma-70 family RNA polymerase sigma factor — protein sequence MRDDEAVTGWALAARTGDERAVEQFVRATQLDVRRYVAHLSGDPQATDDLVQDTYVRALRSLPRFEGRSSARTWLLTIARRVVADRIRSVAARPRLAATDDWQTAAERVQPRGVPGFDEGVALAELLAALAPQRQEAFVLTQLLGLPYAAAAGVMGCPVGTVRSRVARARETLVALLAEAECPEPAEAPRVYADAVA from the coding sequence ATGCGGGATGACGAGGCGGTGACGGGCTGGGCGCTGGCCGCCCGTACCGGGGACGAGCGGGCCGTCGAGCAGTTCGTGCGGGCCACCCAGCTCGATGTGCGGCGCTATGTGGCGCATCTGAGCGGGGATCCGCAGGCGACCGACGACCTGGTGCAGGACACCTATGTGCGGGCGCTGCGCAGCCTGCCGCGGTTCGAGGGCCGGTCGTCGGCGCGTACCTGGCTGCTGACCATCGCCCGGCGGGTGGTGGCGGACCGCATCCGGTCCGTCGCGGCGCGGCCCCGGCTGGCGGCGACGGACGACTGGCAGACGGCCGCCGAGCGGGTGCAGCCGCGGGGTGTGCCGGGGTTCGACGAGGGTGTCGCGCTGGCCGAACTGCTGGCGGCGCTGGCGCCGCAGCGGCAGGAGGCGTTCGTGCTCACGCAGTTGCTGGGGCTGCCGTACGCGGCGGCGGCCGGGGTGATGGGCTGTCCCGTGGGGACCGTGCGGTCCCGGGTGGCGCGCGCCCGCGAGACGCTGGTCGCGCTGCTGGCGGAGGCGGAGTGCCCGGAGCCGGCGGAGGCGCCGCGGGTCTACGCGGACGCCGTGGCCTGA
- a CDS encoding copper chaperone PCu(A)C, whose product MTRPSVPSVLVPLLTALVTLGTLTAWTAAGNAGRAARLSIPEGRVLIPSGAEATAAFFTLRNTGGADDVLTGVTGPAGHRAMLSRTVDIGHNARSMAMVRAATVPAGGTLTMTPTTLDVMVSPPPRLAPGDRLTFTLHFRDSPPRTVRARAVPPGR is encoded by the coding sequence ATGACCCGGCCGTCCGTCCCGTCCGTCCTCGTCCCGCTGCTCACCGCGCTGGTGACCCTCGGCACGCTCACCGCGTGGACCGCCGCCGGGAACGCCGGCCGGGCGGCGCGGCTGAGCATCCCCGAGGGCCGGGTGCTGATCCCCTCGGGGGCCGAGGCCACCGCCGCGTTCTTCACCCTGCGCAACACCGGCGGCGCCGACGACGTCCTGACGGGCGTCACCGGCCCCGCCGGCCACCGCGCGATGCTCAGCCGCACCGTCGACATCGGGCACAACGCCCGGAGCATGGCGATGGTCCGCGCCGCCACCGTCCCGGCCGGCGGCACCCTGACCATGACGCCGACGACCCTGGACGTCATGGTCAGCCCACCGCCGCGGCTCGCGCCCGGCGACCGGCTCACCTTCACGCTGCACTTCCGCGACAGCCCGCCGCGGACCGTACGGGCCCGCGCGGTACCGCCCGGCCGGTGA
- a CDS encoding TetR/AcrR family transcriptional regulator produces MAKTPQHGAESTTRRDAQGTRLRLLDAASGLFAERGYERATVRDIADRAGVNQALLFRYFGSKKALFGEVMARGGHEQLRTTPAERLFEVALRGMLAGGREGTDRSLEVCLRSIGGSDEIAGALRGLGEEYAAVLATLSESDTGTLRGDLALSWLLGIGLMRVVVGKEPLVSADPDTVCRLVVGALGGLLEGLPQTGEAGGAGGADGRDGPAPG; encoded by the coding sequence ATGGCCAAGACCCCGCAGCACGGCGCGGAGAGCACCACCCGCCGGGACGCGCAGGGCACCCGGCTGCGGTTGCTCGACGCCGCGTCGGGGCTGTTCGCGGAGCGTGGCTACGAACGGGCGACGGTGCGCGACATCGCGGACCGCGCCGGGGTCAACCAGGCCCTGCTGTTCCGCTACTTCGGCTCGAAGAAGGCGCTGTTCGGGGAGGTGATGGCACGTGGCGGCCATGAACAGCTGCGCACCACTCCGGCCGAGCGGCTGTTCGAGGTCGCGCTGCGCGGCATGCTGGCCGGGGGCCGGGAGGGCACCGACCGCTCGCTGGAGGTGTGCCTGCGCTCCATCGGCGGCAGCGACGAGATCGCGGGGGCGCTCCGGGGGCTGGGGGAGGAGTACGCGGCGGTGCTGGCCACGCTCTCCGAGTCCGATACCGGCACGCTGCGGGGCGATCTGGCCCTGTCCTGGCTGCTCGGAATTGGCCTGATGCGTGTGGTGGTCGGCAAGGAGCCCCTGGTAAGCGCCGACCCCGACACGGTGTGCCGGCTCGTCGTGGGCGCGTTGGGAGGGCTGTTGGAGGGGCTGCCGCAGACCGGGGAGGCCGGTGGGGCCGGGGGAGCCGACGGGCGGGACGGCCCGGCTCCGGGGTGA
- the sbnA gene encoding 2,3-diaminopropionate biosynthesis protein SbnA, translated as MLDDLFIRLDQLVPGSSVFLKLEGLNPAGSVKLKTAVALVEAAEDSGYCFPRTRLIESTSGNLGVALAMVCAAKGYALTCVTDPNATLQSRRLMEVLGAEVAVIDVRDAQGGYLQSRIDYIRERLRRDPGLHWLNQYANPAGPRAHRDRTGRALLREIGHIDYAFIGAGTTGTLMGCAEYLRRHSPVTRIIAVDAEGSVTFGGPPARRHIPGLGTSRRPEILDTRNIDEVVLIPEADSVDMCRTLAEERGLLLGGSTGTVLCAVQDAAKDIPDGSVVAAISPDFGDRYLETIYNDAWVAERWPRITGHKISQAPA; from the coding sequence GTGCTGGATGATCTCTTCATCCGGCTCGACCAACTGGTGCCGGGGAGTTCCGTTTTCCTGAAACTGGAAGGTCTCAATCCTGCTGGTTCGGTAAAGCTCAAGACCGCCGTCGCCCTCGTGGAGGCGGCCGAGGATTCCGGGTACTGCTTTCCGCGGACCCGGCTGATCGAGTCGACGTCGGGAAATCTCGGCGTCGCCCTGGCCATGGTGTGCGCGGCAAAGGGCTATGCCCTGACCTGTGTCACGGACCCCAACGCCACCCTCCAGTCGCGACGCCTGATGGAGGTGCTCGGCGCCGAGGTGGCCGTCATCGACGTCCGGGACGCCCAGGGCGGCTATCTGCAGTCACGTATCGACTACATCCGCGAGCGCCTGCGCCGCGATCCCGGACTCCACTGGCTGAACCAGTACGCCAACCCGGCCGGGCCGCGGGCGCACCGGGACCGTACAGGCCGTGCGCTCCTGCGGGAGATCGGCCACATCGACTACGCCTTCATCGGGGCCGGCACGACGGGGACGCTGATGGGCTGCGCGGAGTACCTCCGCCGGCACAGCCCCGTCACCCGGATCATCGCGGTGGACGCCGAGGGCTCCGTGACCTTCGGCGGGCCGCCCGCCCGGCGCCACATTCCCGGTCTCGGGACCAGCAGGCGCCCGGAAATACTCGACACGCGGAACATCGACGAGGTTGTGCTCATTCCCGAAGCGGATTCCGTCGACATGTGCCGGACGCTGGCCGAAGAACGCGGACTGCTCCTGGGCGGGTCGACCGGCACGGTGCTGTGCGCCGTGCAGGACGCGGCCAAGGACATCCCGGACGGCAGTGTCGTGGCGGCGATCTCGCCGGACTTCGGCGACCGCTATCTGGAGACCATCTACAACGACGCATGGGTGGCCGAGCGCTGGCCCCGCATAACCGGCCACAAGATATCTCAGGCACCGGCCTGA
- a CDS encoding FAD/NAD(P)-binding protein, with amino-acid sequence MNHIPRSVAIVGAGPRGLGLVERLVAHCLDRPAPLTVHLIDPQPLGPGFHLPEQPDHLLLNTVCAQLTAFADAEMVDGPVPVPGPSLHTWCRQRDLRLADDGYTVREGEGREIRPNDFLPRRLLSAYLAWAAEEITAAAPASFTLVRHRTTAVDIVPGAADTETVVLADGSRLDADAVFVTVGHHTLYEPPTPASDPRLVTRPYPLPEALDGIGPGDRVAVLGTGLTAMDVIATLTLGRGGRHTTGADGMRYLPSGREPSIVLTNRSGLPSRSRPRLHPGRVRFAPLVLTPERLDALRAHRPQGRLHFADDVLPLVEAEMELAYYRTLLARETGDAMDAGLELTRRCARTGHESVRAGLRARFGPCPVPGILSADLTDRQWTGYDAYRDWFLGEVATDLAEAEEGLGASPLKEALEVLRDHRDVLRAVIDPPGVDDASSAAFFGEFAPTVNRLVIGPQLDRSAELLALIDAGIVRLGPGPRPKLVAPAGAGPWRLESTCLAEPSRMEADHVVQAHLAEPAADRVPGSLLGTLVAAGRLRTLAHRGGTVHGLDVTRQGQGVDRTGTAQPRLFLLGPHTEGSSYYNHYVPSPGVPSRALRDAELALGTALPDLMTRKR; translated from the coding sequence GTGAACCACATACCCCGCTCCGTCGCGATCGTGGGCGCCGGACCGCGCGGGCTCGGCCTCGTCGAGCGGCTGGTCGCGCACTGCCTCGACCGGCCCGCCCCGCTCACCGTCCACCTCATCGACCCGCAGCCCCTGGGCCCCGGATTCCACCTCCCGGAGCAGCCCGACCACCTCCTGCTCAACACCGTCTGCGCCCAGCTGACAGCCTTCGCCGACGCGGAGATGGTCGACGGCCCCGTCCCGGTGCCCGGCCCCTCGCTGCACACCTGGTGCCGGCAGCGGGACCTGCGGCTGGCGGACGACGGCTACACGGTGCGCGAGGGCGAGGGCCGGGAGATCCGGCCGAACGACTTCCTGCCGCGCAGGCTCCTGAGCGCCTACCTCGCCTGGGCGGCGGAGGAGATCACCGCCGCCGCGCCCGCGTCCTTCACGCTGGTCCGGCACCGTACGACCGCCGTCGACATCGTCCCCGGCGCGGCGGACACCGAGACGGTGGTCCTCGCCGACGGCAGCCGTCTCGACGCCGACGCCGTCTTCGTCACCGTCGGGCACCACACGCTCTACGAGCCCCCAACGCCCGCCTCCGACCCGCGGCTGGTCACCCGTCCCTACCCGCTGCCCGAGGCACTCGACGGCATCGGCCCCGGCGACCGCGTGGCCGTCCTCGGCACCGGCCTGACCGCCATGGACGTCATCGCCACGCTGACGCTCGGACGCGGCGGCCGGCACACGACGGGCGCGGACGGCATGCGCTATCTCCCCAGCGGGAGGGAGCCGTCGATCGTGCTCACCAACCGCTCCGGGCTGCCCTCGCGCAGCCGCCCCCGCCTGCATCCGGGACGGGTGCGCTTCGCGCCGCTGGTGCTGACCCCGGAACGTCTCGACGCCCTGCGCGCCCACCGCCCGCAGGGACGGCTGCACTTCGCCGACGACGTCCTGCCGCTGGTCGAGGCCGAGATGGAACTCGCCTACTACCGCACGCTGCTGGCCCGGGAGACCGGCGACGCCATGGACGCGGGCCTGGAACTCACCAGGCGCTGCGCCCGGACGGGCCACGAGAGCGTACGGGCCGGGCTGCGCGCCCGGTTCGGCCCCTGCCCGGTGCCCGGCATCCTGTCCGCGGACCTCACGGACCGGCAGTGGACGGGGTACGACGCCTACCGCGACTGGTTCCTCGGCGAGGTCGCCACCGACCTGGCCGAGGCGGAGGAGGGCCTCGGCGCGAGCCCGCTGAAGGAGGCCCTGGAGGTCCTGCGCGACCACCGCGACGTGCTGCGCGCGGTCATCGACCCGCCCGGCGTCGACGACGCCTCGTCGGCCGCGTTCTTCGGGGAGTTCGCCCCGACGGTGAACCGGCTGGTGATCGGCCCGCAGCTGGACCGGTCGGCGGAACTGCTCGCCCTGATCGACGCGGGGATCGTCCGGCTCGGCCCCGGCCCGCGCCCCAAGCTCGTCGCACCGGCCGGAGCGGGCCCGTGGCGGCTGGAATCCACCTGCCTGGCCGAGCCGTCGCGGATGGAGGCCGACCACGTGGTGCAGGCGCATCTGGCCGAGCCCGCCGCCGACCGGGTGCCCGGCTCCCTGCTGGGCACGCTCGTCGCCGCGGGCCGCCTGCGCACCCTCGCCCACCGCGGCGGAACGGTGCACGGACTCGACGTCACCCGGCAGGGCCAGGGCGTCGACCGTACGGGTACCGCGCAGCCGCGCCTGTTCCTCCTCGGCCCGCACACCGAGGGATCGAGCTACTACAACCACTACGTGCCCTCGCCCGGCGTGCCCTCCCGCGCGCTGCGCGACGCGGAACTCGCCCTGGGCACTGCCCTGCCGGACCTGATGACGAGGAAGCGATGA